The genome window CGAAATTCTTACCGCCGAGCTGTAGTCTCCGTGCTTTTGGTATCCGCGCGCCGGCGCGTATCACAACGCCGGCACGCCGGACATGCTGGCGGCTCAGCGCCTGTTTTCGAGCGCAAGCAGAAAAGAAAATTCGAACGCCGCATCCTCTATCGCCTCGAATCTTCCGGAGCGGCCGCCGTGCCCGGCGTTCAGGTCGGTTTTGAGCAGCACGAAATTGCCGTCGGTTTTAAGCGCGCGCAGTTTGGCGGCCCATTTGGCGGGTTCCCAGTACTGCACCTGCGAGTCTTCCAGTCCGGCTGTGATTAGCAGGTGCGGGTAGTCCTGCGCGGTCACGTTGTCATAAGGCGAATAACTTTTCATGTAGCGGTAGTATTTCGGATCGGCGGGGTTGCCCCACTCCTCGTACTCGCCTGCCGTAAGCGGGAGCGACGTGTCCTGCATGGTGGTGACGATGTCCACAAACGGCACGTCCGCCACCACCGCGTTGAAAAGGTCCGGCCGCATGTTTAGCACGGCTCCCATCAGCAGTCCGCCCGCGCTGCCGCCGTTGGCGTAAAGATGGGCGGGCGAGGTGTATTTTCGTTTTATCAGGTGCTCGGCGAGCGCTATGAAATCCGAAAACGAATTCTTTTTTTTAAGCAGTTTTCCGCTTTCATACCATTTGCGCCCCAGGTCGGATCCGCCGCGGACGTGGGCGATGGCGAACACAAATCCCCTGTCGAGCAGCGACAGCCTTGCCACGCTGAAATACGGGTCCGACGAGATGCCGTACGCTCCGTACCCCACCAGGTACAGCGGGTTTGCGCCGTCGCGCCGCAGGCCTTTGCGGTAGACGAGCGAAACGGGTATTTTGACGCCGTCTTTGGCGGAAGCGAAAATCCGTTCGGAGCGGTAATCGCCGGGGTCGAATTTCCCCAGCACTTTTTGCCGTTTTTTAAGGATATGTCCGCCGGTTTTCAGATCGAAATCATATACGCTGGCCGGCGTGGTGAGCGACTGGTAGCCGTAGCGCAGCAGTCTGGTTTCGTAGCACGGATTGTCACCCACATACGCGGTGTAGGCGGGGTCGTTAAAGCGCAGCTGGCGTTCGCGCCCGGTGGCGCGGTTGCGGATGCGGATGCGGGTCAGCCCGCGGCGGGTTTCCTCGATCACCAGATGATCTCTGAAAGCGCTGATGCTTTCAATGAGCGTGTCTGGCCTGTGCGCGATGAGCTGTTTCCAGTTTTTCAGGCCGGTTGCCGTTTCCGGCGTCTGCATCACGCGGAAATTTTTGGCTTTATGATTTGTCAGCACGAAAAACCGGTCGCCGCCGTGTGAAACATAGTATTCCAGTTTTTTCGTGCGCGGCTGGAAAACAACGGGTTCCGTGCGCGGCTGGCCGGCGGGTATGAGCCGGTATTCGCTGGACGTGGAGCTGTGGATTGAAAGGTAGAGGTATTTGCGCGACAGGCTTTTGTCCACTCCCACGCTGAAAGCGGGATCCTTTTCCTCATAGACCGGGGTATGGGTTTTGCGGTCGGGCGAGAGAAGAAAAACACGGTTGTAGCGCAGGGTGGTTTCGTCCTGCCGGGTGTAGAGCAGGGAGCCGCCGTCCTCGGCCCAGACGAAATTGGGCGTGGTTTTTTCGATCGTTTCCGGCAGCAGTTTTCCGGTTTTGAGATTTTTGAAGCTCACTGTGCAGACCCGCCGGCCCTCCGTGTCGGAGGCGTAGGCGAGGATACTGCCGTCAGGGCTGACGGCAAGGCTCATTATATCGTAATAGGCGTGCCCGCGGGCGAGTTTGTTTACATCGAGCAGGATTTTCTCGCGCGCCTTGAGGCTGCCTTGTTTTCGGCAGTAGATGGGGTGCTGGGATCTGGTTTCATAGCGGGCGTAATAGTAACAGCCGTTTTTCCAGACCGGCACGCTGGAGTCGTCTTTTTTCATGCGGGCTTTTATTTCGTTGAAAATGGTTCGCTTGATGTGGGCGGCGGGCCTTAAAACCGCGTCGGTATAGCGGTTTTCTGCTTTGAGACAGGCGGTTACCGCTTCGGAGCCGCGTTCGCGGAGCCAGAAATAATTGTCGGTTCTGGTATCATTGTGCGCGGTCAGCGTGTGCGGCCGGATTTCCGCCGCGGGCGGTTTGATCTTCGGGTGCTTCAGCAGGCCGGTGTCGCGGTCTTTGCGGACAGGTTTCAGGGTTGCGGGGCTGCGTTTCATATCAGGTCTCCTCAATTTCAAAACGGGCGGACAGCGGTTTGTGGTCGGACGAGTTCACTCCGTCGAGCGCCTGCGCGGATATTATTTTAAGCCCGCGCGAGAATATATGGTCAACAGGATGGATGGGATGGCGGCTGCGGGTGTCGGGTTTGAAAGCCAGTTCGGTCAGCCCGGCCACGCGGGTCACCGAATAAAGTATGTCCCTGCGCCGCCTGCTCCAGCAATTAAAGTCGCCCGCCATTATTACCGGGCCCTTGAATTCCGCCAGCGCGCGGCCCGCCTGTTCCATCTGGCGGGCGAACGCCGCCGGGCGCGTGAAGTTTATGCCGTGCACGTTGAGCGCCAGCAGGTAGCCTCCGGGTATCGGATAGACCGTGGCAAGCATCATTTTATGCGTGTTTATCACGGGTTCGCGCTCCTGCGCCAGAAAAAACACGCGCGCGGCGGCGCATGCGCTTCCCGTCGCCACGCCGCAGGCGTGGCCCCGGCCCGGAGAAAAAAAGCTGGTTGCCATCCGCCACGCGGCGCAGGGCAGGCTTAAAAGCGTTTCCACCGCGGGGCTCAGGCGCAGTTCCTGCAGCATGACAAGATCGGATTGCTGGTCCAGTTCCGCGAAATCACGTTCCCAGCGCGGGTGCCGGCATTTGTGGCAGTTCCATACGGTCACTGTTATCCTGCGCGGCAGGCGCCGCCCGGGGGCGGAGCCGTAAGAGGCCAGCACTTCGTGACGGGGCGGTTTCTTTATAAACATCAGTAGTAGGGCGTCAGCAGGCGGAACGCGTTGTTTCTTAACTGATGCGGCAGGCTCAGGCGCTGGCCGTGCCGGGTTTTAATGAGTCTGGCGGCGGATTTTTTTTCAGTCGCGACGGCGAGCAGTTTTCTGGCGAAGGCTTCGCCCAGACACTCCAGATTGGCCTCGAAATTAAGGCGCAGGCTGCGCACGTCCCAGTTGGCGGAGCCTATGAACGACCACAGCCCGTCCACTACCGTCAGTTTGCTGTGGTCGAACGGGGCGGGGGTGCGGTAGATTTTTACGCCCGCTTTCAAAAGGCCCGGGAAATTGGCTTCCATTGCCCAGTCCATGCCGAAAATATTGCTTTTGCCGGGCAGTATGATTTCCGTTCCCACGCCGCGCATGGCGGCCAGCTCCAGCGCGTTCATGATGCCGGAGCCGGGCAGAAAGTACGGGGTGACGATAGTGATGTTTTTTTGCGCGCAGGCGATCGCGCCGAGCAGCAGCCATTCAATGCGGCCGGTGTCGCTGTCCGGCCCGTCGGCTACGGCACGGCAGAGAGTATTGTCCTCGGGTTTTGCGGGGCAGGGCTGCGGTTGTGCGAGCCGGAATTTCCGGCCGCCGCTGAAAAGCCAGTCTTCCTCGAACACGCGGGCGAGCTGGTCGGTAACGGGGCCGCAGACCCGGAAGGTTATGTCCGCGATCGCGTCGTGCCTGTATTTTTTCAGCAGGTTGCCGCGGCTGATGTTCATGCCTCCGATGATGGCGGCGTCGCTGTCAGTTATCAGCATTTTGCGATGGTTGCGCAGGTTCACAAACGGCAGCGCGAACGGGGTTTTTGCCGGCAGAAACAGGCGCAATTCAAGATTGGGGATGTCGCGCAGTTCCGTTTCTATGGTGGGCGTGGAATAGCGCACGCCCACCCCGTCGAGCAGCACGCGCGCATGCACGCCGCGCCGGGCGGCGGCTTTGAGGGCGGCGGCGACGGCGCGGCCCGCCTCGTCGTTGTCGAAAATATAGCTGGCCAGCAGAATCTGCTTTTGCGCGCGGGTGATGGCTTCGATCATGGCGGGATAAGCCTCGTCGCCGTTTATTAGCGGCTCGATGGACACGCAGTGCGAAAATTTCTGTTTCAGGGCTTTGTCCGCGAACCGGAGAAAGTCCGCGTATCGCGGCGAATGAATTGCGCCCGGCGGCTGGTGATGCTCGTCAGCGTCCGGCCCGGCCGGCGCGGAAGTTTTGCGGCGCAGGCGCAAAGCCTTGCGCTGGATGCGGTTGACGCCGAGTATGATATAGAGGAGTCCGCCGGTTATCGGGGCCAGCCAGACCAGTCCGATCCAGCCGGCCGCGCTTTTTGTGTCATCCTTATTAAGCAGAATATGCGCGGTCGCCACTGCCGCCAGCGCGACGTGGAGTGTGCCCGCCGCTATGGCCCAGATCATGTTCCCGTGCCGCATCGCCGCCTGCAATATGCCCGACATTATGCCGCGCCGCCGTATTTTTTATTGAGTATCCGGGCCAGCCCTCCGGTCGCGGTTTCGCGGTACTTGGCGTTCATGTCAAGGCCGGTTTCGTGCATGGTGGAAACCACGTCGTCGTAGCTCACCAGCCCGTGCCCGTCGGACAGCAGCGCGTAAGTCGAGCAGGACAGCGCGCGCACCGCCGCCATCGCGTTGCGCTCGATGCAGGGCACCTGCACCAGTCCTCTGACCGGGTCGCAGGTAAGGCCCAGATGATGTTCCAGGCCCGCTTCCGCGGCGTATTCGATCTGGGCGATGCTGCCGGCCAGCAGCTGCGCCGTCGCGCCCGACGCCATGGCGCAGGCCACTCCTATTTCGCCCTGGCACCCCACTTCCGCGCCCGATATGGAGGCGTTATGCCTGGCCACATTGCCGAAAATACCCGCCGTGGCCAGCGCGTGATGAATGCGCTTGTCGGAAAAATCGTAAGTCGTCTGCATCAGGTGCAGGAGCGCGGGCACCACGCCGCAGGATCCGCAGGTCGGCGCGGTCACCACCTCGCCTCCGGCGGCGTTTTCTTCGGCGCAGCCGAGCGCATAGGCGAACAGAAAATTCACCGGCTGCAGAAACTGGGTTTGCGTTTTCGCTTTGGTGAGAAAGCTGTAGGCCTTGCGCTGGAGCCTCAGTCCGCCCGGCAGCATGTCCTCCTCGCGGATGCCGCGGATGAGTGTGCGGCGCATTGCTGTCCACACTTCGGCCAGATAGTCCCACAGTTCGGGGCCTTCGTGTTCTTCCGCGTATTTCCACAGGGTGATGCCTTTTTCTTCGATATAGGCGCGTATTTCCGAGAAGTTTTTATGCGGATAAACGGTTTCCACGTCCTGCCGGAAATTCTCCGCGCCGCGCACTTCGCCGCCGCCCACGCTGTAGGCCTGCCACCGGTCAAGCAGGCTGCCGTTTTCGTCTAAAGCGGAGAATTCCATGCCGTTGGGGTGCAGCGGCAGCTGTTTGGCCGGGTTCCATTCGATTTCCGCCGGCGCGCCGCCCAGTCCGGCGATAATGGCCTTGTCGGTGAGGTGGCCGGCCCCGGTCAGGGCCAGACTGCCGTACAGCCCGATTCTGTAACGCGCGGCGGCCGGTGTTTTTCGCCGGAAAGTTTCAGCCGCCAGCTTCGGGCCCATTGTATGGCTGCTGGAGGGCCCCATACCTGTTTTGTAAATCTGTTTTATGCTGTCCATTGGCGCCGCCTTCAATAGGATGTGTTTATCTCATACAAGTATTATAAAATATTTATAGTGATTCCCCTACAGGCGGCGGTAATAATGAAAATCAAAATATTTATGATTATGCTGGCGATCGGGGCGGCTCCGTGTTTCGCGGGGCCGGACGCGGTCAAAATAATGTCCGGGTCGGACCGGATAATGAACCCCGACCAGCCGTACACGGTTTCGGTGGAGCTTACCGATTTCCGCGCCGGCGTTGCGGTCAGCACGCTGAACCTGCAGGCGTACGCGTTTCGCGACAGATATACCCGCCGCATGACTACGCTGGTGGATTTCCTCTCTCCGGAAAAAGATGACGGCAAGCTGATGCTCAAGCAGGGCAGAAATTTGTGGCTGTATACGCCGCTGTCGTCCGGCACGGTGCATATCTCGCCCAGGCAGCAGCTGCTCGGCACCGCCTCGAACAGCGATGTTCTGGCGGTTAATCTCGCGCTGGATTACAAACCCGCCTACGAAGGGCGCGCCCGGGCCAAGGATTCAGCCGGAACCGTGCGCGACTGTGTTAACCTCAACCTGCGCGCCAGGGACGATAACGCCGATTACCTCGGCATCCAGTACTGGGTGGAGGAGGAAACCAATCTGCCCGTGCAGGCAAAATATTATTCCGATTCCGGGCGGCTGTTAAAAACCGTTTTTTACGGGAAATACCGCAGCGAGCTGGGGTCTTTCCGTCCGACCGAACTGCTGGTTGTTGACGGCGTTGACAGCAGGTATGTGACACGCATTTCGTTTTCCGGCTACCGCTACAAGAATATCGGGCTTGACTGGTTTGAGCCGTCCGCCCTGCATAAATTTGCGCGCGCCGCGATTGCGGGGCTGGATCTTCCTGCTGTTTCCCCCCTCTCAGGCGGCGAGGATCTGGAACCGCAAGTGTCGTCCGCGATAGCTGCCGGCAACTGATTGCGGCATTGCGAAACTCAGGGCCGTGTCCGCTTGAACCGGATGGTCTTTATGCGTTATGCGGGCGCGGCGGAACGTGCTTATTGCGGGTTTCTGGCGAGCCGGGCGGTGTAATGAAGCGGCGTGCCCGGGTTGAAATAGGCAATTTCCTCGCCGAGCGATTTAATGCGCTGTTCCAGGCAGTCGCGGCACATGCCGGCGTTTTCGTCGAGGCAGGGCTTGCCGTCGTACAGCTGGTAATAGGCCCGGTATTTCGTGTCCGTTATGTTGGGCATTATCACGTTCGCGCCGGCTTTAAGGCCCAGCTCACGGCCGGCGGGGCTTAGTGCCTGCAGCGCGGTGGTGGCCGCGATATTTATATCCGGCAGTACCAGCCGGGCAACCGCTATCATTTTAAGACCCATTTCAAGGCTGTGCGGCCTCATCGCCGGCGCCGCGCCGGCGGCGAGCGGGGTTTGCGCGTGAGGAATGTAAGGGCCCATGCCGATCATGTCAATATCCATATCGCGGAAAAAAATAATATCGTTCGCCAGATCCTCCACTGTCTGAAAGGGCAGGCCCGTCATCACTCCGGTGCCTGTCTGGTAGCCCAGTTTCCGAAGTGTTTTCAGGCAGTTGAGGCGGGTATCGAAACTATGGTCTTTCGGATGGAGTCTGGCGTAAAGCGCGGGGTTGGAGGTTTCTATGCGCAGCAGATAGCGCGCCGCTCCGGCCGCCAGCCAGCGTCCGTAAGTCTCTTCGGTCTGTTCGCCGAGCGAAAGGGTAACCGCCAGTTTCCCTTCCGTTTTGGATTTTATTTCCGCCAGTACCAGCTCGACGGAGCGTATGAATTCCTCGCTCGCGCGTTCGCCCGACTGAAGCACCACCGACCCGTACCCCGCTTCATATGCCCATAAGGCCGACGCGATGATTTCACCGGAGTCGAGCGTAAACCGGGTTACGCCGGCGTTGTCTTTGCGGATGCCGCAATAATAACAGTTTTTTACGCAGACGTTGCTCATTTCTATCAGCCCGCGGAAATAGACTGTCCGGCCCACCGTTTCCGTTTTCACGCGGTAAGCCTGCCCGTACAGTCCTGCGAGCGATTTTTCATCGCTGAAGCTCAGTTTCTGAATAATTTCATCCCGGTTCATAAAGCCTGCCTTATTACGCCGCCGCCTATAACCGCGCCGTACTGGTAAAATACCGCGCTTTGGCCCGGCGTGACCGAAAGCTGCGGTTTTGCGAATTCCACCCGCGCACAGTTGCCGTTAAGCGCAAACGCCGTCGCTTCGGCCGGAGGATGCGCCTGCCTTATTTTAACCATGACTTTAACGGGCTGCGCCGGAGCCGCGCCGCTTTGCCATAACACATCTTCCGCTACAAGCGCGGCGGCATACAGCTCGCTTTTGGGGCCTACGGTTACGCGGTTGGTCGCTCCGTCAAGCGCGGTAACGTAGAGCGGCGTTTTTTCGCCGCTGATGCCCAGCCCCCGGCGCTTGCCTATGGTGTAATTCCAGATGCCGGTGTGGGTGCCGAGCGTTTTGCCGGCTTTGTCCACGATTTCGCCGGGCCGGTTGGGAAAGCGGAGAATATCGTTGTAATCGCCGCAGTAAAAATCCTGGCTGTCGGGCTTGTCGTGAACCGGCAGCGCGTGCTGCCGGGCGAGCGCCCGCACTTCGGTTTTCAGATAACCGCCCAGCGGAAACAGCACGCCGGACAGTTGTTCCGGGTCAAGCCGGTGTATGAAATAGGTCTGGTCCCGGGCCGGATCGCGCGCGGTTGCCAGGCGGAAATAGCCCTGCGGGGCGCGTTCTATGCGGGCGTAGTGGCCGGTTGCGAATTTGTCGAATTCAACACCCGCCGCCCGCGCGCCGGCGGGCAGCACCCCGAATTTTATGCGGCTGTTGCATCTCACGCACGGGTTGGGTGTTCGCCCGCGCGCGTATTCTGACCGGAAATTTTCCAGCACCGTTTCCGCGTACTGCGCGCGGCAGTCCACCACATGAAATGGAATTTTCAGGGCGGCGGCAACGGC of Elusimicrobiaceae bacterium contains these proteins:
- the mnmA gene encoding tRNA 2-thiouridine(34) synthase MnmA, producing the protein MTIKTLVGLSGGVDSAVAALLLKQQGYEVIGAIMTIWDDSLPLPKAGGGACLGPEEDDIETAAAVAAALKIPFHVVDCRAQYAETVLENFRSEYARGRTPNPCVRCNSRIKFGVLPAGARAAGVEFDKFATGHYARIERAPQGYFRLATARDPARDQTYFIHRLDPEQLSGVLFPLGGYLKTEVRALARQHALPVHDKPDSQDFYCGDYNDILRFPNRPGEIVDKAGKTLGTHTGIWNYTIGKRRGLGISGEKTPLYVTALDGATNRVTVGPKSELYAAALVAEDVLWQSGAAPAQPVKVMVKIRQAHPPAEATAFALNGNCARVEFAKPQLSVTPGQSAVFYQYGAVIGGGVIRQAL
- a CDS encoding outer membrane lipoprotein-sorting protein codes for the protein MKIKIFMIMLAIGAAPCFAGPDAVKIMSGSDRIMNPDQPYTVSVELTDFRAGVAVSTLNLQAYAFRDRYTRRMTTLVDFLSPEKDDGKLMLKQGRNLWLYTPLSSGTVHISPRQQLLGTASNSDVLAVNLALDYKPAYEGRARAKDSAGTVRDCVNLNLRARDDNADYLGIQYWVEEETNLPVQAKYYSDSGRLLKTVFYGKYRSELGSFRPTELLVVDGVDSRYVTRISFSGYRYKNIGLDWFEPSALHKFARAAIAGLDLPAVSPLSGGEDLEPQVSSAIAAGN
- a CDS encoding S9 family peptidase encodes the protein MKRSPATLKPVRKDRDTGLLKHPKIKPPAAEIRPHTLTAHNDTRTDNYFWLRERGSEAVTACLKAENRYTDAVLRPAAHIKRTIFNEIKARMKKDDSSVPVWKNGCYYYARYETRSQHPIYCRKQGSLKAREKILLDVNKLARGHAYYDIMSLAVSPDGSILAYASDTEGRRVCTVSFKNLKTGKLLPETIEKTTPNFVWAEDGGSLLYTRQDETTLRYNRVFLLSPDRKTHTPVYEEKDPAFSVGVDKSLSRKYLYLSIHSSTSSEYRLIPAGQPRTEPVVFQPRTKKLEYYVSHGGDRFFVLTNHKAKNFRVMQTPETATGLKNWKQLIAHRPDTLIESISAFRDHLVIEETRRGLTRIRIRNRATGRERQLRFNDPAYTAYVGDNPCYETRLLRYGYQSLTTPASVYDFDLKTGGHILKKRQKVLGKFDPGDYRSERIFASAKDGVKIPVSLVYRKGLRRDGANPLYLVGYGAYGISSDPYFSVARLSLLDRGFVFAIAHVRGGSDLGRKWYESGKLLKKKNSFSDFIALAEHLIKRKYTSPAHLYANGGSAGGLLMGAVLNMRPDLFNAVVADVPFVDIVTTMQDTSLPLTAGEYEEWGNPADPKYYRYMKSYSPYDNVTAQDYPHLLITAGLEDSQVQYWEPAKWAAKLRALKTDGNFVLLKTDLNAGHGGRSGRFEAIEDAAFEFSFLLALENRR
- the hydE gene encoding [FeFe] hydrogenase H-cluster radical SAM maturase HydE, whose translation is MNRDEIIQKLSFSDEKSLAGLYGQAYRVKTETVGRTVYFRGLIEMSNVCVKNCYYCGIRKDNAGVTRFTLDSGEIIASALWAYEAGYGSVVLQSGERASEEFIRSVELVLAEIKSKTEGKLAVTLSLGEQTEETYGRWLAAGAARYLLRIETSNPALYARLHPKDHSFDTRLNCLKTLRKLGYQTGTGVMTGLPFQTVEDLANDIIFFRDMDIDMIGMGPYIPHAQTPLAAGAAPAMRPHSLEMGLKMIAVARLVLPDINIAATTALQALSPAGRELGLKAGANVIMPNITDTKYRAYYQLYDGKPCLDENAGMCRDCLEQRIKSLGEEIAYFNPGTPLHYTARLARNPQ
- a CDS encoding endonuclease/exonuclease/phosphatase family protein, whose product is MFIKKPPRHEVLASYGSAPGRRLPRRITVTVWNCHKCRHPRWERDFAELDQQSDLVMLQELRLSPAVETLLSLPCAAWRMATSFFSPGRGHACGVATGSACAAARVFFLAQEREPVINTHKMMLATVYPIPGGYLLALNVHGINFTRPAAFARQMEQAGRALAEFKGPVIMAGDFNCWSRRRRDILYSVTRVAGLTELAFKPDTRSRHPIHPVDHIFSRGLKIISAQALDGVNSSDHKPLSARFEIEET
- a CDS encoding L-serine ammonia-lyase; the protein is MDSIKQIYKTGMGPSSSHTMGPKLAAETFRRKTPAAARYRIGLYGSLALTGAGHLTDKAIIAGLGGAPAEIEWNPAKQLPLHPNGMEFSALDENGSLLDRWQAYSVGGGEVRGAENFRQDVETVYPHKNFSEIRAYIEEKGITLWKYAEEHEGPELWDYLAEVWTAMRRTLIRGIREEDMLPGGLRLQRKAYSFLTKAKTQTQFLQPVNFLFAYALGCAEENAAGGEVVTAPTCGSCGVVPALLHLMQTTYDFSDKRIHHALATAGIFGNVARHNASISGAEVGCQGEIGVACAMASGATAQLLAGSIAQIEYAAEAGLEHHLGLTCDPVRGLVQVPCIERNAMAAVRALSCSTYALLSDGHGLVSYDDVVSTMHETGLDMNAKYRETATGGLARILNKKYGGAA
- a CDS encoding phospholipase D-like domain-containing protein: MSGILQAAMRHGNMIWAIAAGTLHVALAAVATAHILLNKDDTKSAAGWIGLVWLAPITGGLLYIILGVNRIQRKALRLRRKTSAPAGPDADEHHQPPGAIHSPRYADFLRFADKALKQKFSHCVSIEPLINGDEAYPAMIEAITRAQKQILLASYIFDNDEAGRAVAAALKAAARRGVHARVLLDGVGVRYSTPTIETELRDIPNLELRLFLPAKTPFALPFVNLRNHRKMLITDSDAAIIGGMNISRGNLLKKYRHDAIADITFRVCGPVTDQLARVFEEDWLFSGGRKFRLAQPQPCPAKPEDNTLCRAVADGPDSDTGRIEWLLLGAIACAQKNITIVTPYFLPGSGIMNALELAAMRGVGTEIILPGKSNIFGMDWAMEANFPGLLKAGVKIYRTPAPFDHSKLTVVDGLWSFIGSANWDVRSLRLNFEANLECLGEAFARKLLAVATEKKSAARLIKTRHGQRLSLPHQLRNNAFRLLTPYY